The Myripristis murdjan chromosome 8, fMyrMur1.1, whole genome shotgun sequence genomic sequence CTTCTTGATTAAACATATTAATTAAATGACTGGTTTCACTGAGAGCTGCTTAAGAGAACTTTGGCGAACAGAAgtgttactcattcactttgATCACACAACCACTTCTGGACTTTTATCTAAAGGTATGTATAACATGAATAGATAGATTTCACATCTCTCTGAAGAAAAACTGGCTAAAACAAACGCCACGCAAGACATTCTATCTTGTGAATCAGAAGTTGGATTTCGGTTACAAGCACAAAATTTGCAAGTGACaacctttttaaaatgtgaggCTGCGTGCTTTGTGCCAGCAGCCTCACCTGCTCCAGAGAAACGTGGAAgcagaaagagcagagagacacacagtgacaggaaatgTGTACAGCTGTGGATCCTCATGCTGGATCATGTGCTGAAGGGAGAGAGTAGGTCATCTGGGTTCCATTTGCCTGCACATCTGGGTGTAAGTCCATTGAGTCAAGTGAGAAAAGAGATTTTCTTCAAGATTCAAATCCTGGAAAATCTCAGTCTCATATCCAAACAATTAATGTGGTACCATTTGTATTGACTATCATTATCAttagtaatattattatcattgaaagtgaaaaaacatgTGCTATCAGTGTATGAAtattttgactgtgtgtgtgtgtgtgtgtgtgagtgtgtgtgtacaggcacTCACGGTGTTACATTTCTCGATGAGCGTCCTGATCTCTGGCTTGACTCGCTCGATCAGGTCCACTAGCTGTGCGTTGCTTTTCATCATCCCCTCTGGCATCACCAGCATTTTGGCTCCACCTGGAACAACGACACAGAAGAGACCAGCAGAGGCAGATTTGTGACTGCTGGTACTGtaagcgggaaaaaaaaaatgtcttttgaaaCAGGCTTGTCTTTGAAACGGACATGGCATGTTTTATTTGCTACCTTGGCAGTTCTCATCAGCTACCCCATCTTCCAGCTTCTTCTTTTTGGCATTTTGCTGTGGACAAACATGCAGaagtgatttgatttttttaaaacctttattcattcatgatACAGTTTTAACTCCAGGTATTCATACAGGGAAGAGGTTTGTGTAGGATGCATTTATAGCAAAGCCTAAAGATCAAGAATTAGTGAAAGTCAAGGATGCAAACCAGCAACTTCACAGTCACAAACTCTGTCTTCACCATAGAATTCAGCAGTCTGAGAGTTCTGATTCCCAAATAAAAAGTCAATTTTACTACACCAATCCTTAAAACATCTCAAAAAGTACAGTACTCTGCAAAAGTACAGCTTCGTGCATCATAGCATCATGAACAGCCTTGTGTAGATTTTGGTTTCACGATCCGCCACAATTAGGTCACAATTTTGGTTGTATCACTATTTTCACTTACACTGGTGTTTCACAGCTGCAGAACAGATGCAGAAGAAATTCGgcaaaaagttttcattttgtgttgacaCTGCACTGGGATTAAACTGTCCTTCTGGTATCCAGCTAATGAGCTAAACAGACCTAAACACATGATGTGTGATGCAGAATTGGGGATTTTTAGAGGTAGAGTTCTAATATCCAGCGTTAAACCAATTCAAACCTTATGATTTTCAATACTTTTCAAGAGAGTAAAGCTGTCAGTCTGAAGGCTTTTTCAACAGGTTTATTGTAAGACACAATATTCTCAAAGACAGGTCACAGACTTGGTGCCTAGGACTACAAATGTCTGCATCTCTGCTCCTTGGTCCACAAAACATAAGTAATGGCTGTGATGAAAACTGCTGCATTTAAATACCTAATAAACCCACCAAACAGAGGGGCAGAACAACACTCCTGATAACACAAGACAAAGCAAGCAActacaaaatgctgttttatttattgtttcatacTGCGGGCactgtgaagccctttgaaaGTACACCTGTGATTCAGGACTAGATAAAAACCCTTGATAAAATTAATCCAAATAAAAGCAGTGCTGTCTATTTGGCAACAGTCTCCCCTCCCACCTCTGAAAATATGGACCccatcatatttttttccacccatGTCACACTCAAAGCTGTTTTCTAAACAACCCAAATGCAGAATGTCTTTTCACCATCCAAGAGTGGATCAAAGTACTATTTTATATTCAGTGCTTGTTTCAAATTTTAAAGCCTCATCTATTGGCCTAAACTTTGAATAAATGACCCCGATGCGATATAGACTTACTGTATCCAGACCGTCGTGGCAGTTTGTGAAGAGAATTGGCTCTGGGATTTTAAAAGTGATATCTGAGTGGATTTCCTTCAGCTCGGCCACATTGAGAATAGGCTCCTGGGGGAAGGAAAGAACACACTTGAAACGAGCTGATCATTTCTGCTAGCTTGCTCTGTTACTCGGTGTGGAGGAGAGCTGAGGTAGGGACGGGAACGAGAACTTAactatttgttttgtaaccACCTGCTTGACCAGTAAAATGCtcctcaaaattcaaatttgattttgctTGTCTgacacaaaagagaaagagcGATTTCCCTGCCTCCCACTAAATCCCTTGCTTGAATTTCACAGTTCCAACTGAAACCACAGGGTGGTGCTGTAGCCTTCCTGAGATAAACTGATGTGGCCTCTGAGGGGATGCAGTGCAGTGGCAGGTGGCTGCTACTTCTGTGGACATAGAGTTTGCCAGCACAGTTTTTATTGCTTCTAAGGACAAAAGCAAAGGCTAAATTTCACAGGTATCAATTCTTTTTCAgtccatcattttttaaaacaagtacTCAGTTTTTATCAAATAAAGTAACAGCTCTATACTTTTTCCTAATTTCTTGACGTGTGAATGCAGTCCCCTTACCTTCAGAAAGCTGTCCAGCTCCAGAAGTTTCTGGGGGAAAAAGCTGGCAACCAGGTGTTCAGCCTAGTGAACATGATAGACTGTTACAAAATCTGTGCAGGTATTTGTCATTACACTGTTTGCCTTCATTAAGTGACCAACTAACCGCAATGACACACAGTATTGACTcggtgtgagaaaaaaaaaaatgattcacttaagtatcacAATTCTTTTTGGACTGAGTCGATTGGTAAAGATTGGTATCATATGACACTAGACTTAATTTGTTGGAATTTGTTGGCATGTCATGGTACGTTGTCAGCAAGAGGGACAAATGCTGCTCCAAAGTTCAGCTGAATTTTGGCAAAAGAAAATCTGGCATTTTCAACAGGgtctcttgacctctgacctccagatctctgaatgaaaataggttctctgggcagcccatgcagtccaaatgtgttgttttggcctgttgtaaaatggtgtatttgtgcagactggggcctaaacagtgttggagttgcatcaattcgctttgactggaaagctgagactcttgtggattcaatgagccacatttgattcatgtgtgatgatgttagcagccatttcactgcagtgagaccattttttcaaactttgacatcaataaataaataataaacctaCTGTGTCCTTAAGGATAATCACAATAAAGAATCAAAATACATATTGaatcggcacccaagtatcgtgaTTGTATCGAATCTGGAGAGATAAACACATCATCCCGGCATATCGTCCTGATTAAATGACATTAGTGATAGATAATCATGCAAAACACTGTGTAAGTGATTGATTTAGATACCTACCTCGCTGGTGATCTGCTCCCTGAATGTATCCACCTGTGAACACATTTACCTGGTGTTAAGAAATGTTCCTTTTTACTACCAACAGCAGGGACTTGCTGTGTAGACCTGGGTTCTCTCTGGATTTTAGCAGGGCTCCTACACTCGTTACAGAccttaatttcttaatttgaCATGGCAATTTGGGATTTCTGTCTCTTCCATATCAACTATGCAATATCATTCTTTAGATTCTTCAAAGAAGATAACATCGATTAGAAAGATGAAGCATTaagacaacaaaacataaagtaGTGCAAAATAGAActtaaaaagaacaaataagtaagaaaaagaagaaaaggaatttttttaaaaaatgccaataTGACATGAGTTGCATGACATGACAATATCCTCACttaaagacactgaaaatattgcatatattcattgttttgacagtttattttgttttgtgaggaagaaatgtattgaaatgtatTGTTCTAGTTTCTTCATTACAAAGaattgtttgggttttttgtgtaaatttgcatttgtgaatgtggAATTTGGCAGGAAGTCaaattaataagaaaaaactGATTATCATCTTTGTTACtataaccatagcaaccatacCTAATGTTTCTATAGAGAAAATAAGTTTCAGGAAGCAGTTCACAGAAAGAGCAATTCACATCTGTCACTCTCTTCATTCTTTTTTGTAAGAAATGTTTCACTGATAGGATCTATGCATCAACTGAAATGAGGCTCCTAATTATAAGGACCAAACTCTTATCCCGTCCATATTAGTCCAAAATTACTCCAATAAAACGTTGTAGCAGTGAAACAAAGCTCTTATTTTGGAGATCATGCCTCtatcacaagaaaaacaaatgttatcAAGGAAGACTATTCTTCACAGCAGGAAGTAACACAATGTGACATGTCAGAGGCCTAAAacagggctgaacaatatatcactatcatatcattatctagatatgaacatgtgtGGTATTTATATCTCAGAAGACAACGATATGGTCAacatcaaatttagggttagtcCAAGACACTGAGTGGTCTGCTCtgatcagtaaaatattttgtgaaataactgcattttctatgtccagttggtattattttgttgtttcttgcTTAATTTccactgttgctacacttaacatttcaaataagtgtgatCCCATAGTCATATTGTACATTGTATCGCTATCAGTATAACATTTTCCCACACTTCTCTGAAACTTTCGGTGCAATTTTTAAGCTTATCAAGATCTGAAAATCGCCACATTCATCTCCCACACATTTCCACGACACAGAAAGCTTTATGGTCAAATGAAAATCATTCAGAAACCCAAACTGTAGGCAAAGGACAAAACCACCTGTCAGCTTGAGAACATAAACAGTATTTCCATGATctatttttcactgaaaacactggCTGACACTGTGTCCGAGCTGCTGTACACAgatactcagtggccactttatcagctccatcTGCACAATCtcatccaatccaactgttgtgccattaagtttcctctcctgctgcctataatgctcagcttttctttttgtcacagtaatagaggtgttcattcacttctatgtttggcactgagctcatagttagtgctgctgttggcctggactgcattttattgagagctgtttccaatattctgtcccccctcattgtatataagtagggaggacaaaaaagtcgaaacacctctcaacacaacgtagtccagtacaagagctctgcaaactacaacctcaataataaacacagaattaaatgtacacattctccacaatgtcaacacaaactgaacattataaactttgttaaaaggtagaatttatggcagagctgctgacctgaactgcattagagtGTACAGGTGGTGccgataaagtggccactgagtgcacATATCACAATAAAGCTCCCACAAGGTgcacaacacatgcacataatgcacactttTTTCTTAACTACGATTGATGCACAAGTTGGCATTCATGCACATATTTGAGCATAATGcaattttattcctttttttccgtttcttataatttaactCTCCTCGTGAGAATTTGAGCCACTGCAGCTGAGCCAATCAAGAAAGTATTGGTGAGGATGATGAGCAGAGGTGCAGATGCGGAGCTGCTGGCCGGGCCTGCCGCGCTCAGCACACCGCGTGTCTCCcgctgacacacacgcacagagcaCACTCACCTTGCTCCTCAGCTGGCTGTCTACGTTCAGCAGGGAGGACATTGCGTGCATATAGTCGGAAACGAGACTGCAAGAAGACGCTAAAGCCTATAAAagagcctctgtctctctctggtaACAACCGCTGCTCCAACCGCTCTGCgtgcgcgcatgcacacacggcTGCGCTGTCGCGTTCCCAAAGTTGACTTGTGATGCAATCAGAAAGCGACACGCGTGGACGGGGTGGCATATTTGTCAAGTAACCTTtgacaaatatgttgaaaaaggtggaaaagcaatgaaactggatttttttttcttctatcaaCACTGTGTGTGAAGGCTTTAATGGAAATATAAGGACTTTTCCCCGAGGAGAGATCTGCTTGATCTCAGTTTAGGGGAAACTGCTCCTGAACACTTTGATGAAGAATGAATTGAAGTGGATGTAAGCCTGACTCAGCACAATAACCAGCTCTTTGGTAGTTTTAAATGTGGCAACAGTGAGCCACATTTTGCCGAACCGTATAATCACTGAGCCACTCCAAAACATGCCTGTGTTGTGTCCTGAACAAAGGCTGCATACAGGAGCAGCATCAGCCTCTGTCCGTCTACATTCTCATCCAGATTATTGCTCGACTACAGTGTAATTTGGCCAACAGGAGGCGCCAAAACCATCCAGGACTTTAGTCCAAGTCTTTTCCAACCAGCACAGGTTGCTGTTCATGTACATGCAGCTTGGAAACAAAGTTAGACACAGAACACGGTAAAATTTCTGACATATacaaatgtatatgtatatttaatatATCTTATACAATGTATAAATTTTCACATGCTATTGTTGAACCAATGGTATAACATAGCTGTTGTGCAAATTCTGTGTTGCAGAGgtcactttaaaaaacaaaacaaaaccagaccTATACTGACATTATGgaactttttttcttctaaaaccaaccaaccaaaggtaaaaacacaacatctaACAATCCTGATACAGGATTTTCATGTATAAAAAATGAACTGATAGTACAGTTCAAAATGACATTCACAGTATTCCTTCTGATGCTAGAAGACACAAACTGTAGTTTtcctttgaaaaaataaacacaaaaaggtCCACAACCATGATATTTTTGAATGCTCGAATGCTTTGAatgtgttttggctgcagggaccagaggaaaaatgaaggtccaggaacatttttttttttttttggccccaAGAAAAAGTCCCTGCTCATTTCTGGTTGGTCAAACAGTGGCGGCTTCTTCAGCTTCAGTTTTCCACCCAAATTCCCTGAGTGAAGTAATCCCAGGGATTAATTTTCAAGCATCTTAAAGGTGACTTCAGCtcgctgctgtttgtgtttccaccgCGTTCTAAAGACTGGTGAAGATCAGACAAAATAGTCCACTGATGTCTACAACAACAGCTGTTTTAGccctaatctttttttttttttttttttttttacagtcatgaagcatcaggccatttaaaacatttgacccccttgttgacagattactgacactttttacagagTTCTTCTCTGAGCAGCAGCCCTGCGTCCTCCTAACTGCAGGAGAAGAGCAGGATTGATACCCGAGTACCTCCTTGTTTTATGACTGAAGCGCTACAAGAGTTGAAGCAGTCGTCCTGAGTGTGTTTGAGCTATCAGCAATGTTGCGCTGCAAGCCCCTTCCACCCAAACTCCCTGGGTGATTTGAAAGTCCCTCCCCCTGAGTGGGGACTTTTCTAGGGTACAAAATGTCCCTGGAGCTTCATTTTTCCCTGGTCCCTGCAGTCAAAACACAGACAATTCTTCAAAAGGTCCCCAGTCCCTGAGGAAAGTCTCTGCGCTCCAAAAGGTGCAGCGCTTCGTTCATAACACAAGTGCTCAGCTCCTCTGCATCTGTGTCAGGCACAAACACTGCTTTTCTCcagcaggcaggaggaaagCAAGGCAGCtcatcacagagaaaaatggTGTGTTGGAAATCTGTCAACAAGGGGCTTAAAACAGGTGAAACAGCTGGATGCTTCAGCACTGTAAAACATTAAGGGGAGAACAGCTGTCCTTTAGTACATCAGTGGACTCATTTGCCTATTTTGGGTGAAAAATTGGCTTTGGAAGCAGCAAATTTTCCCTTTGTACGTTCTTGTTATTCAGATGACCACATGGAGCCGTGGATGTTGACAAGTTTTTAAAATCCTGAGTCTTTCACTGAGCAGCAGGTGACATGTTCAATATCCAGGcgtttttctgtctttgaacaattatatattaatattttatgtcCATTGAGTGACAGTACTTAAACCATAGTTTGGAGAATTAGGCAAAGAGATGCCTTAAAAAAGCGTCTTTAGACACATTTCAAATCTTGTCCATGAGCCATGAGGCCAGTGCGATGCTTATCCACATGTTCTGCTCTTGTCCTTCTTTGGCTCAGTTTTGGCGATCCATCTTCAGATCAACATATTGATCCTTGTCCTGTAGTAGCACTTTGTGGTATCATGCCTGCAGGCTCTTCAGTACCTTCCAAACTGAGAAATGCTCCTGCCTTTTCAACACTGATGGTGAGGCGTCTCATTCTTCAGAATTGGAAACAACAGAATCCACCAGCTTGATTCAGTGGATGAGAGACCTGATGAGCTTTTTGCACCTTGAGAAAATTACATACTCAAGGAGGAATAacatagaaaaagaagaaatagatTCTAGTGTTTATGATAGTGATTGTAATTGTCGTCATTCCTCCACTGTTGTGAAAGAGATGTTCTGAACAGTTTCACCAGATCTGAAATGAGAGGAAAGAAGCCTGTGATTACCCATGTGATCATACACGCTGCAGTGTTTGCTGTCATAATAActtttccttctccttcacATCAGCTGTGATTACAGCACCAACAGCACAACAGAAAAGATGCCCACTCACGTTCTTGCAGGTGAAAAGGGGGAAAGTCAGCGCTTGATGGCGCCTCACAGGCCGGTGGTGGAGAATCCATTTCCTGCAAAACGGGATCAAGACTTATAACTGACGAGCATACCATCATTTGCTGTGTCGACATCAGAATGACATTTGCAATTATCTTTGCTCAagatcagcttttttttctccatgtgaaCTTCAGCTAATTCTTCTGCCTTGGTATCAAATTATTAAAACCCAAAATGAAACTAGCATGCATGGTTGGGTTTACTAATATTCATAAAGGGTTTataaaatgttgctgctgctaaTTGTTGAAAAAGCAAAGGTTCTGCACACTTTGGTCAAGTCTTGTTCAATTAATGCAGTTCAAATGAACATGGTTATGCCCAGGTTGTACAGCATCCAGTCACATCAGTCTCCTCTGAGTACAAGTACCTGTGTATCTGTTCAGATGGCACTGAGCTGCACCATTTGTAGCCTCCATGAGGGATGTGCGGCAGGAGGCGAGGCGGTCATGAACGCTGTCAGCAGAGCAGACAATGCGCCGGCGTTTCATGGGAGGGCAACCATTGTCGTGCTCTGCGTCCTCCATTTCATCACGCCGCCTCTTGCGGCTCTGCCGTCCCGTGCAGCTGTTGTCAGCTCCGTGGCTGAGAGCTGCAACCGGGCTGCTCTTGCCCTGGGACTCTTGGTCCTCTGGTCGCCCCCTCCTGTGGCCATGAGACTCCTCACGGTGGGAGTAGTCCTGCCTCCGCCGCTCACAGTGCCGGTACGCTCTCATGttgaggtggtggtggtagtggaaGTGATGAGCGCACCGGTCACTGTCATGCTCCCTGGGACGGTGAGCAGTCCGCTCCTGGCAGGGCTCACACTCCCAGTCCCTGTGGCGGCGGTCGTGAGGAGAACGGTCTCTGTAGGAGCTGCCATGGTCACCTCGGTATTTGGATCTGTAATGGTTTTTTAACAGCAAGTTGTGTTACGGCAAGGACCAAAT encodes the following:
- the LOC115364413 gene encoding proteasome activator complex subunit 3-like encodes the protein MHAMSSLLNVDSQLRSKVDTFREQITSEAEHLVASFFPQKLLELDSFLKEPILNVAELKEIHSDITFKIPEPILFTNCHDGLDTQNAKKKKLEDGVADENCQGGAKMLVMPEGMMKSNAQLVDLIERVKPEIRTLIEKCNTVKMWVQLLIPRIEDGNNFGVSIQEETVAELRTVEGEAASYLDQISRYYITRAKLVSKIAKYPHVEDYRRTVSEIDEKEYISLKIIVSELRNQYVTLHDMILKNIEKIKKPRSSNSDALY